A window of the Canis lupus baileyi chromosome 8, mCanLup2.hap1, whole genome shotgun sequence genome harbors these coding sequences:
- the UBALD1 gene encoding UBA-like domain-containing protein 1 — translation MSVNMDELKHQVMINQFVLTAGCAADQAKQLLQAAHWQFETALSAFFQETNIPYSHHHHQMMCTPANTPATPPNFPDALTMFSRLKASESFHGGGSGSPMAATATSPPPHFPHTATASFPAPSWPAAASPPGGPQHHQPQQPPLWTPAPPSPASDWPPLAPQQAASEPRAHPAMEAER, via the exons ATGTCCGTGAACATGGACGAGCTCAAGCACCAGGTCATGATCAACCAGTTCGTGCTGACGGCGGGCTGCGCGGCCGACCAGGCGAAGCAGCTGCTGCAGGCGGCCCACTGGCAGTTCGAG ACGGCCCTCAGCGCCTTTTTCCAGGAGACCAACATCCCCtacagccatcaccaccaccagatG ATGTGCACTCCTGCCAACACCCCTGCCACGCCCCCCAACTTCCCTGATGCCCTCACCATGTTTTCCCGTCTCAAGGCTTCCGAGAGCTTCCATGGTGGCGGCAGCGGCAGCCCCATGGCTGCCACGGCCACGTCCCCCCCGCCGCACTTCCCCCACACCGCCACCGCCAGCTTCCCCGCCCCGAGCTGGCCTGCTGCAGCCTCACCCCCGGGGGGCCCACAGCACCACCAGCCACAGCAGCCGCCCCTGTGGACTCCGGCACCCCCCTCCCCGGCGTCAGACTGGCCACCCTTGGCCCCCCAACAGGCCGCTTCAGAACCGAGGGCCCACCCTGCGATGGAGGCTGAAAGATAA